One stretch of Prunus persica cultivar Lovell chromosome G1, Prunus_persica_NCBIv2, whole genome shotgun sequence DNA includes these proteins:
- the LOC18793064 gene encoding protein SIEVE ELEMENT OCCLUSION B, translating into MDVLTFKKPVSQVDSNNSVENAEAADQKSLFARTDTEILEGIYATHVVCHEHDALNVDSLFSITESILKCSKQIVDHIEQMTPRVNAETMDGITIPPNFSTTLCILKSIVHEAPDEKNSHDATLKILSKVPKYSWEAKAVLALASFSLEYGEFWLTAQHQRSDQLAKSVACLKGVPVLLKPENLKQRGKSVAQLNNVIMSTLEVIDCILELEKLSSIYNEVKELREILTSARKDISVNVYWCIITTVACGTNFTLLTSDEGKSHDLVQYAQKITIILKNLKGQLKSCNKEIEKLQIYMKLKQLFQIPTEIMEAIKTLIFFKDDMKTTIFDGFTKKLVQIDILRTKNVLLFISSLNISDGYISLLEPIHELTKKNDEYKIVWIPIAEEWHEQQQIKFQTLRDKMPWYTINQTNAHISGIKYVKEDWNFKGKPMLVVLNKKSQLQHSNALHMISMWGCKALPFTQKKQEELLLSLHDTWFAEVVGEIHTSVSKWMKEEKYIFFYGGDSVWTNEFKEKAIKVINGDIIEKSNISIELYHVKKGANNSGMVDKFSTFWAAIETMFRIKVSNKQLDHVAQDVQKLLSLKNDKSGWAVLLHGHKVVTIGAGSTISKALEHCDTWNQHETTITVETLGNCFNAEHEKEKKKEFEQTGHVCTCFDISSAAGSTLEDMICYECGSLMETFISYKCHHVKKNDESRQILPAWTKAWNLTISEASAKLKQLMFGDGPVPLHMILDALSQFGSDYGRAKINSSWV; encoded by the exons ATGGATGTCCTAACATTCAAAAAGCCAGTCTCTCAAGTAGATAGTAACAATAGCGTGGAGAACGCTGAAGCTGCTGATCAGAAGAGCCTGTTTGCCCGGACTGACACAGAAATCTTGGAAGGCATTTATGCCACTCATGTTGTTTGCCATGAGCACGATGCCCTTAATGTTGATTCTCTTTTCTCCATCACTGAAAGCATCCTGAAGTGTTCGAAGCAGATCGTCGATCATATTGAGCAGATG ACCCCCCGAGTAAATGCTGAAACCATGGATGGAATAACTATCCCACCCAACTTCAGCACGACGTTGTGCATTCTCAAGTCCATTGTCCATGAG GCTCCAGATGAAAAGAATTCCCACGACGCCACGCTGAAAATACTTAGCAAGGTGCCAAAGTATTCATGGGAAGCGAAGGCTGTGCTGGCCCTGGCGTCTTTTTCTTTGGAATATGGAGAGTTCTGGCTCACTGCCCAGCATCAACGATCTGACCAACTTGCCAAGTCTGTGGCATGCCTTAAGGGAGTACCAGTCCTTCTCAAGCCCGAAAACCTCAAGCAACGAGGCAAATCAGTTGCTCAGCTCAACAATGTGATAATGTCCACGTTGGAGGTGATTGATTGCATCTTAGAATTGGAGAAGCTTTCCAGTATTTATAATGAGGTAAAGGAGTTGAGAGAAATCTTGACAAGTGCAAGGAAAGATATCTCAGTGAATGTCTATTGGTGTATCATTACAACTGTGGCTTGCGGCACTAACTTCACCCTTCTTACTAGTGATGA GGGGAAGTCACACGATCTTGTCCAGTATGCTCAAAAGATCACAATCATCCTTAAAAACCTTAAAGGACAGCTTAAGAGCTGCAATAAAGAAATAG AGAAGCTACAGATCTACATGAAGTTAAAGCAGCTCTTTCAAATTCCTACTGAAATTATGGAGGCTATTAAGACCCTGATATTTTTCAAGGATGACATGAAGACGACCATTTTTGATGGTTTTACTAAGAAACTG GTTCAGATCGACATCCTAAGGACAAAGAATGTGTTATTGTTCATTTCGAGCTTAAACATATCTGACGGTTACATTTCGCTTCTCGAACCCATCCATGAGCTTACAAAAAAAAACGATGAGTATAAGATTGTTTGGATTCCAATTGCCGAGGAGTGGCATGAACAGCAGCAAATCAAGTTTCAGACCCTGCGAGATAAGATGCCATGGTATACAATAAACCAGACTAACGCGCACATATCAGGCATCAAGTACGTTAAGGAGGACTGGAACTTCAAGGGTAAGCCTATGCTGGTGGTGTTGAACAAAAAAAGTCAGCTTCAACATTCTAACGCTCTCCACATGATTTCAATGTGGGGATGCAAAGCCTTGCCTTTCACACAGAAGAAACAAGAAGAGCTCTTACTTTCTCTCCATGATACTTGGTTTGCCGAGGTAGTAGGCGAAATTCACACATCTGTATCCAAATGG ATGAAAGAGGAGAAGTACATTTTCTTCTATGGAGGGGATTCAGTATGGACGAATGAGTTCAAGGAGAAAGCAATCAAGGTTATAAATGGTGACATCATAGAGAAATCAAATATTTCTATTGAGTTATACCATGTGAAGAAGGGGGCAAATAATAGTGGAATGGTTGACAAATTTAGCACCTTCTGGGCCGCCATAGAAACCATGTTCCGCATCAAGGTTAGTAATAAGCAGTTGGACCACGTTGCACAAGACGTTCAGAAGCTACTTTCCTTAAAAAATGATAAGAGTGGATGGGCTGTTCTTCTCCACGGCCATAAAGTAGTGACCATTGGTGCTGGCTCGACAATCTCCAAGGCCCTGGAGCACTGTGACACATGGAATCAGCACGAAACAACAATAACAGTAGAGACGTTGGGAAATTGTTTCAATGCTGAGcatgagaaggagaagaagaaggagttTGAACAAACTGGTCACGTTTGCACCTGCTTTGACATCTCAAGCGCCGCCGGAAGCACTTTAGAGGACATGATATGCTACGAGTGTGGCAGTCTCATGGAGACTTTCATCAGCTATAAGTGTCACCATGTCAAGAAAAATG ATGAGAGTCGCCAGATATTGCCTGCGTGGACTAAAGCATGGAATCTGACGATTTCTGAAGCTTCCGCAAAGCTAAAGCAACTGATGTTTGGTGATGGTCCTGTGCCATTGCACATGATCCTTGATGCTCTATCCCAATTTGGGAGTGATTATGGGAGGGCCAAAATCAATTCTAGTTGGGTATAA